A DNA window from Undibacterium sp. YM2 contains the following coding sequences:
- the hydA gene encoding dihydropyrimidinase: MTILIRGGTVVNADREFKADVLCDNGKIIAVGDKLDAPAGAEIIDTGGLYVMPGGIDPHTHMQLPFMGTVTQDDFFTGTAAGLAGGTTSIIDFVIPNPHQGLMEAFNIWRSWAEKSAGDYSFHVAVTWWDDTVHADMGKLVNEHGVNSFKHFMAYKNAIMADDEILVKSFSRALELGAIPTVHAENGELVYVLQQELMKKGMTGPQSHPLSRPPMVEGEAAQRAIAIANVLNTPLYIVHVSCQESLDAIARARAHGQRVFGEVLAGHLVVDDSVYKNPDFVQSAGHVMSPPFRSSHHQEALWQGLQGGNLHTTATDHCTFCAAQKAAGKDDFTKIPNGCGGVEERMMILWDAGVNTGRLTPSEFVKVTSANCAQIFNIYPRKGVIAEGADADIVLWDVNGTKTLSAKTQFSKGDFNVFEGRTVKGIPTHTISGGKLVFKEGQLMAEMGAGRYIKRPSFSPMFQALNKMRA; this comes from the coding sequence ATGACCATACTGATACGCGGCGGCACTGTCGTCAACGCAGACCGCGAATTTAAAGCCGATGTCCTCTGCGACAATGGCAAAATCATCGCCGTAGGCGACAAGCTCGATGCACCTGCGGGTGCCGAAATCATCGACACCGGCGGCCTCTACGTCATGCCCGGCGGCATAGACCCGCACACCCACATGCAATTGCCCTTCATGGGCACGGTCACGCAAGATGACTTCTTTACCGGCACGGCTGCTGGCCTGGCGGGTGGCACGACCAGCATCATCGACTTCGTCATCCCCAACCCGCATCAGGGCCTGATGGAGGCTTTTAACATCTGGCGCAGCTGGGCAGAAAAATCTGCCGGGGATTATTCCTTCCATGTCGCCGTCACATGGTGGGATGACACCGTTCACGCCGATATGGGCAAGCTCGTCAATGAACATGGCGTCAACAGCTTCAAACACTTCATGGCCTACAAGAACGCCATCATGGCCGATGATGAAATCCTGGTAAAAAGCTTTTCCCGCGCACTGGAGCTTGGCGCCATACCTACCGTGCATGCAGAAAATGGCGAGCTCGTTTATGTCCTGCAGCAAGAACTCATGAAGAAGGGCATGACAGGCCCACAGTCCCACCCCCTGTCACGCCCACCCATGGTAGAAGGCGAAGCCGCACAGCGCGCCATTGCCATTGCCAATGTGCTTAACACGCCGCTGTATATCGTCCACGTATCCTGCCAGGAGTCACTCGACGCCATTGCCCGCGCCCGTGCCCACGGCCAGCGCGTATTTGGTGAAGTGCTGGCAGGCCACCTCGTTGTTGATGACAGCGTCTACAAGAACCCGGATTTTGTACAGTCTGCAGGCCACGTCATGAGCCCACCTTTCCGTAGCAGCCATCATCAGGAGGCTTTGTGGCAAGGCCTGCAAGGCGGCAACCTGCATACCACGGCTACTGACCACTGCACCTTCTGTGCCGCCCAAAAAGCCGCAGGCAAGGATGACTTCACCAAAATACCCAATGGCTGCGGCGGCGTAGAAGAACGCATGATGATCTTGTGGGATGCAGGCGTCAACACTGGCCGCCTGACACCATCAGAATTCGTCAAGGTCACCTCCGCCAACTGTGCGCAGATTTTCAATATCTACCCACGCAAGGGCGTGATTGCAGAAGGTGCAGATGCCGACATCGTCCTGTGGGATGTCAATGGCACCAAGACACTGTCAGCCAAGACACAATTCTCCAAAGGCGACTTCAATGTCTTTGAAGGCCGCACCGTCAAGGGCATACCAACGCACACCATCAGCGGTGGCAAGCTGGTGTTCAAGGAAGGTCAATTAATGGCAGAGATGGGAGCAGGGCGTTATATCAAACGCCCATCCTTTTCGCCCATGTTTCAAGCGCTGAACAAAATGCGCGCGTAA
- a CDS encoding Zn-dependent hydrolase — protein sequence MSTANLRINGDRLWASLMELAQIGATQKGGVKRLALTDLDKQGRDLVVSWAKQAGLTVTIDQIGNVFMRRAGKNPALPPIMSGSHIDTQPTGGKFDGNYGVLAALEVVRTLNDHNIETEAPIEVAFWTNEEGSRFVPVMMGSGVFCGAFSLETAYAAKDTEGKTVGDELERIGYKGTEVPGQHPIGAYFETHIEQGPVLEDADKVIGVVPGVLGLSWYDCVVTGMEAHAGPTPMALRKDALQISTKIMQEVVNIGNRYPPYGRGTVGMVQVFPNSRNVIPGEVKFSIDLRNVSSELLDTMHNEILAFVDKTSKDSGLSISVERVSYYPPCPFHPDCVNAVREATATLGYSTMDVVSGAGHDAIYTARLAPSGMIFVPCKDGISHNEIEDAKSEHLEAGCNVLLHAMLGRAGVV from the coding sequence ATGTCTACCGCAAATCTACGTATCAATGGAGATCGCCTCTGGGCCTCATTGATGGAACTCGCACAAATCGGTGCCACACAAAAGGGCGGCGTCAAACGCCTTGCCCTGACTGATCTTGACAAGCAGGGCCGCGACCTTGTCGTCTCCTGGGCCAAGCAGGCAGGCCTCACCGTCACCATAGACCAGATAGGCAATGTCTTCATGCGCAGGGCAGGCAAGAACCCGGCGCTGCCACCTATAATGTCCGGCAGCCATATCGACACCCAGCCCACCGGCGGCAAGTTCGACGGCAACTACGGCGTGCTGGCGGCGCTTGAAGTCGTGCGTACCCTGAATGACCACAACATAGAAACCGAGGCCCCTATCGAAGTCGCCTTCTGGACCAATGAAGAAGGCTCACGCTTCGTCCCCGTCATGATGGGCTCAGGCGTATTCTGCGGCGCATTCTCGCTGGAGACTGCTTACGCCGCCAAAGACACCGAAGGCAAAACCGTAGGCGATGAACTTGAACGCATAGGCTACAAAGGCACAGAAGTGCCAGGCCAGCACCCCATAGGCGCTTACTTCGAGACCCATATAGAACAAGGCCCGGTACTCGAAGATGCCGACAAGGTCATCGGCGTCGTCCCCGGCGTGCTTGGCCTCTCATGGTACGACTGCGTCGTCACCGGCATGGAAGCTCATGCAGGCCCAACACCCATGGCCCTGCGCAAAGACGCCCTGCAAATCTCCACCAAAATCATGCAGGAAGTCGTCAACATCGGCAACCGCTACCCGCCCTATGGCCGTGGCACGGTAGGCATGGTGCAGGTTTTCCCCAACAGCCGCAACGTCATTCCTGGCGAAGTCAAATTCAGCATAGACCTGCGCAATGTGTCCTCAGAATTGCTAGACACCATGCACAATGAAATCCTCGCCTTCGTCGATAAAACCAGCAAGGACAGTGGCCTGAGCATCAGTGTAGAACGTGTTTCCTACTACCCTCCATGCCCATTCCACCCAGACTGCGTCAATGCCGTACGCGAAGCCACAGCCACCCTGGGCTACAGCACCATGGACGTAGTATCCGGTGCAGGCCACGACGCCATCTACACCGCCAGACTGGCCCCCTCCGGCATGATCTTCGTGCCCTGCAAGGACGGCATCAGCCACAATGAAATTGAAGATGCGAAATCAGAACACCTGGAGGCGGGGTGTAATGTGTTGCTGCATGCTATGTTGGGGAGGGCTGGGGTGGTGTAG
- a CDS encoding SIR2 family protein — protein MEFDREIEAFIKSFVADLNERNVAVFAGAGMSKAVGYVNWPELLTDIADEIGLSVDKEHDLISLAQYHVNEKGSNAGLAKKILQEFSEQAEESESHRILARLTIPTYWTTNYDSVIEKSLEKAFKIVDTKHSVSQLADTTPKRDVVVYKMHGDVTLPRAAIISKEQYEGYYKTHEAFITALSADLITKTFLFIGFSFTDPNLDYVLSRLRLNSSVRHHYCFLKKVTKSSEDDDELFQYNVRKQNLKIADLKRYGIQALQVNDFDSVPQILAEIERRFRKKTIFISGSAEEYGEWERQEAQVFIHSLSKKIVESNLRIVNGFGWGIGSAVINGALEAVYENPRKFSEDQLIIKPFPQFETNSKKLPELWEDYRQRMISLAGVAIFLFGNKLDEEGKIINADGVKREFEIALQHGLIPIPIVRTGYMAAEIFQEIEKDYVHFYGVNNVLITAIKELTSKTHSPAHIIKNVISILQNLSK, from the coding sequence ATGGAGTTTGACCGTGAAATAGAAGCATTCATTAAAAGCTTTGTTGCTGATCTGAATGAAAGAAACGTAGCTGTTTTCGCTGGCGCTGGTATGTCTAAAGCTGTTGGTTATGTCAATTGGCCAGAGCTGTTGACTGATATCGCAGATGAAATAGGTTTGAGTGTTGATAAAGAGCACGATCTCATATCACTTGCCCAATACCATGTGAATGAAAAAGGCAGTAATGCTGGACTCGCAAAAAAAATACTCCAAGAATTTTCAGAGCAAGCTGAAGAATCAGAAAGTCATCGGATTCTAGCGCGATTGACTATTCCCACTTATTGGACAACTAATTACGATTCAGTTATCGAAAAGTCCTTGGAGAAGGCATTCAAAATTGTAGACACCAAGCATTCGGTTTCACAATTAGCTGATACAACACCTAAAAGAGACGTGGTCGTTTACAAAATGCATGGCGATGTCACTCTCCCACGCGCTGCAATAATTTCAAAAGAGCAGTACGAAGGATACTATAAGACGCATGAAGCCTTTATTACTGCATTAAGTGCAGATCTGATTACAAAAACCTTTCTCTTTATTGGATTTAGTTTTACAGACCCTAATCTTGACTACGTTTTAAGTCGTTTAAGACTAAATTCTTCAGTAAGACACCATTATTGTTTCCTTAAGAAGGTTACTAAAAGCTCCGAGGACGACGATGAACTATTTCAATACAACGTACGAAAACAGAATTTGAAGATTGCAGATCTAAAGCGATATGGAATTCAAGCGCTGCAAGTAAACGACTTTGATTCTGTCCCCCAGATTTTGGCTGAAATTGAACGCCGTTTTCGTAAGAAAACAATATTCATATCTGGAAGTGCCGAGGAGTATGGGGAGTGGGAGCGACAAGAGGCACAAGTGTTCATCCATTCGCTTAGTAAGAAAATTGTCGAATCAAATTTAAGAATAGTGAATGGATTCGGTTGGGGTATTGGTAGTGCGGTGATTAATGGTGCATTAGAGGCTGTCTATGAAAATCCTAGAAAATTTTCAGAAGATCAGTTGATAATAAAACCATTTCCACAATTTGAAACGAATTCAAAAAAACTTCCCGAACTATGGGAGGATTATCGCCAACGTATGATTTCTTTGGCTGGGGTGGCAATTTTCTTATTTGGAAATAAGCTTGATGAAGAAGGAAAAATCATTAACGCAGATGGGGTGAAGCGTGAGTTTGAAATTGCGCTTCAACATGGTCTAATTCCAATCCCGATTGTTAGGACCGGTTATATGGCAGCAGAAATTTTTCAAGAAATAGAAAAAGATTATGTGCATTTCTATGGTGTCAACAACGTACTTATAACAGCAATTAAAGAACTCACATCAAAAACACATTCCCCTGCACACATAATAAAAAATGTGATTTCAATTCTTCAAAATTTAAGCAAATAG
- a CDS encoding uracil-DNA glycosylase, whose product MKLHPFVDAVAALQFENCFNPYSDRCEIHDQSDAPSRRAIALSTMLKEAQSQPVDAIWIGRDLGYRGGRRTGLALTDDVHIAQHAKRWNLVAERSTVGSAIAERTAAVIWSKLDQIDARIFLWNVFPLHPHEVDSPFTNRQHNARERSAGEMLLLELIELLKPSRIVAIGNDAANAANRITEKIPVICVRHPSYGGQTQFLKQIDEIYNSSLHTRSLF is encoded by the coding sequence ATGAAATTACACCCTTTTGTTGATGCGGTTGCCGCATTACAGTTTGAAAATTGCTTTAATCCATATTCGGATCGTTGTGAAATACACGATCAATCTGACGCCCCAAGTCGCAGGGCAATTGCCTTATCTACAATGTTAAAAGAGGCTCAAAGTCAGCCAGTTGATGCAATTTGGATTGGGCGAGACCTTGGTTATCGTGGAGGAAGGCGCACTGGTCTAGCGTTGACAGACGACGTTCATATTGCACAACATGCCAAGCGCTGGAACTTGGTAGCAGAACGCTCTACAGTTGGTTCCGCGATTGCGGAACGGACTGCGGCGGTGATCTGGAGCAAACTAGATCAAATCGATGCGCGAATTTTCTTATGGAATGTATTTCCACTTCATCCACACGAAGTAGATTCACCCTTTACAAACCGCCAGCATAATGCCAGAGAGCGTTCCGCTGGCGAAATGCTCCTACTGGAATTAATTGAATTGTTGAAACCATCACGTATTGTCGCAATCGGCAACGATGCAGCTAACGCAGCTAATCGTATTACAGAAAAAATTCCTGTGATTTGTGTTCGTCATCCGAGTTACGGTGGGCAAACTCAGTTTTTGAAACAGATTGACGAGATCTATAATTCTTCGCTTCATACTAGATCATTGTTCTAG
- a CDS encoding nucleoside triphosphate pyrophosphohydrolase family protein, whose protein sequence is MTNNTLIQNGGSILLSDYAVKIADTDILDHTDIKPILLGLYGEVGGIMSTAKKLIRENIAYPRHKKEAEEEFGDTLWYLAALCRRLDIPLDELFCEATRPTSDFKMLGVANDLTRGGFAQVAVPILTDSPDATLFKLGRSAGALLEDTPKRTAIACFARDYLHALSAANLKFSDVVHGNLHKTRGAFLDPCQEDLIDFDADFGIEEQLPRKFQIRLNQRGSARSYLQWQGVFIGDPLTDNMSDRDGYRFHDVFHFAYAAILHWSPVTRALIKHKRKSIAAYDEEQDSGRAIVVEEGVTAWIFSRAKELHFFENQKKISLEMLKTIAEFVSGYEVEKCPLKLWEKAILEGYSVFRQIKDAEGGWIIGDRELRTIRYEAFESQK, encoded by the coding sequence GTGACGAATAATACCCTTATACAAAATGGCGGTTCGATTTTGCTTTCGGACTACGCCGTCAAAATTGCTGATACAGATATTCTTGACCATACTGACATCAAGCCAATTCTGTTAGGGCTTTATGGAGAAGTAGGCGGAATAATGTCTACCGCAAAGAAACTCATCCGCGAAAATATTGCTTACCCTCGCCACAAGAAAGAAGCAGAGGAGGAGTTTGGAGATACCCTTTGGTACCTTGCTGCACTTTGTCGAAGATTAGATATTCCGCTTGATGAATTATTCTGTGAAGCGACGCGTCCGACAAGTGATTTTAAGATGCTTGGCGTTGCAAATGATTTGACAAGAGGGGGATTTGCTCAAGTCGCAGTGCCAATCTTGACCGACTCACCGGATGCAACACTTTTCAAACTTGGACGTTCCGCAGGTGCACTATTGGAAGATACTCCAAAACGAACAGCGATCGCTTGTTTTGCTCGAGACTATCTTCATGCTCTGTCTGCCGCCAACCTAAAATTTTCTGACGTTGTCCATGGCAATTTGCATAAGACTAGAGGAGCCTTTCTTGATCCATGTCAGGAGGACTTAATTGACTTTGATGCAGATTTTGGAATAGAAGAGCAATTACCGAGAAAATTCCAAATTCGACTAAATCAAAGAGGTAGTGCCAGGAGTTATCTTCAATGGCAAGGGGTTTTCATCGGAGATCCATTGACAGACAATATGTCTGATCGAGATGGGTATAGATTTCATGACGTTTTCCATTTTGCATATGCTGCCATTCTTCACTGGTCACCCGTAACGAGAGCATTGATCAAACACAAGCGTAAGAGCATAGCCGCATATGATGAAGAACAGGATAGTGGGCGTGCAATTGTTGTAGAAGAAGGAGTAACAGCCTGGATATTTTCTCGAGCTAAAGAACTTCATTTTTTTGAAAATCAAAAGAAAATCTCACTAGAGATGCTGAAGACAATTGCTGAATTTGTAAGTGGTTATGAAGTGGAAAAGTGTCCACTAAAGCTTTGGGAAAAGGCTATACTTGAGGGCTATTCAGTATTCCGACAAATAAAAGATGCGGAAGGTGGATGGATTATCGGAGACCGCGAGCTTCGCACAATCCGTTACGAAGCATTTGAGTCCCAAAAATGA
- a CDS encoding TIR domain-containing protein, which translates to MAEQKNVFISHIHKDDDGLKKLKDLLAPKGIDIRDSSIHTGKFNNAKDPQYIKSQILAPAINWAGVFICYVSPQTKNSEWVNWEIEYAAKQGKRIVGIWEHGEKECDLPDALKEYADALVGWNGDAIIDAINGKDSWEKPDGDACEEVALKRHPC; encoded by the coding sequence ATGGCAGAACAAAAGAATGTATTTATTAGTCATATCCACAAGGACGATGATGGCTTAAAAAAATTAAAGGACCTATTAGCTCCTAAGGGTATAGATATCCGCGACTCGTCGATCCACACAGGGAAATTCAATAACGCGAAAGATCCTCAATATATCAAATCTCAAATTCTTGCCCCGGCTATCAATTGGGCAGGTGTTTTTATCTGCTACGTTTCTCCACAAACTAAGAATAGCGAATGGGTCAACTGGGAAATCGAATACGCGGCTAAACAAGGTAAGCGCATTGTTGGAATCTGGGAGCACGGTGAGAAAGAATGTGATCTTCCGGACGCATTAAAAGAATACGCGGATGCCTTAGTCGGATGGAATGGAGATGCCATAATCGACGCTATTAATGGCAAGGATAGTTGGGAAAAACCTGACGGTGATGCATGTGAAGAAGTGGCGTTGAAACGCCATCCCTGCTGA
- the ycaC gene encoding isochorismate family cysteine hydrolase YcaC yields the protein MSKEASNDLYQRLNKDDAVVLLVDHQTGLLSLVRDIQPDQFKNNVLALADVAKYFNLPTILTTSFEDGPNGPLVPELREIFPDAPFIARPGQINAWDNEEFVAAVKATGRKQIIIAGVVTEVCVAFPALSALGEGYEVFVVTDASGTFNDITRNSALQRMQAAGAQLTSWFAVAGELHRDWRNDVIGLGTLFSNHIPDYRNLINSYTRASANK from the coding sequence ATGAGCAAAGAAGCGAGTAATGATCTCTACCAACGTTTGAATAAAGATGATGCGGTCGTACTGCTGGTGGATCACCAGACTGGTTTGCTGTCACTGGTGCGTGATATCCAGCCTGACCAGTTCAAGAACAATGTGCTGGCGCTGGCCGATGTGGCGAAGTATTTTAATTTGCCAACGATATTGACGACGAGTTTTGAAGATGGCCCGAATGGCCCGTTGGTGCCGGAATTGCGTGAGATTTTCCCGGACGCGCCTTTCATCGCCCGCCCCGGCCAGATCAATGCCTGGGACAATGAAGAGTTTGTGGCAGCCGTCAAGGCAACAGGCCGCAAGCAAATCATCATTGCTGGCGTGGTGACGGAAGTGTGCGTGGCTTTCCCAGCCTTGTCGGCTTTGGGTGAGGGTTATGAAGTGTTTGTTGTGACCGATGCATCAGGCACCTTCAACGACATCACTCGCAATTCTGCCCTGCAACGTATGCAGGCAGCGGGCGCGCAGTTGACAAGCTGGTTTGCGGTTGCGGGTGAATTGCACCGCGACTGGAGGAATGATGTGATAGGTCTGGGTACGCTGTTCTCGAATCATATTCCTGACTACCGGAACCTGATCAACAGCTATACCAGGGCGAGTGCAAACAAGTAA
- a CDS encoding HD domain-containing phosphohydrolase: MRATRNVRFYIYISYFFTTLILIFGIAMGTVQFSRMSKIILAQANSSYALIGNEVASNVKDIYEPVKNQTEILAQSHPISGKDLNERLAHVNYLAKAIISVKSATSAYVGFANGEFFLLRQYAKSNGGKEVFKAPEKTTWIVQSTSTDAGKLVEHVVYLDDRLNEISRQQIPLRNYDPRQRGWYETAMKNPEQAHVSEPYYFFTTGQIGVTYAQKIVGADAVVGIDIEMPTIHETIKNSNVTPSTRIALIDSKGQLLAWQNGKQPAYKPQIVTKLDGTQGMPTLAEQNAPVLNRIRELDSSKESSQTLDVIEKTWATYQGKIQVPGGQDLRILIASPHEELLADIIKMRKQTSILFLVMLAISVGITIYFSRLASNPLKQLNDEASKIARFDFKSPINIQSRIKEIADLSNSMRGMKATIRSFLDIASSLASETNYDKLLARVLQEMSEITDAKSGILYLYQPQDNSMQVVQAYVDHQVMESDAQSISMADENHPVIQSCKSRSSICQLQAADLARYFSTLPATDHTTTLIAIPLKDRSGTLVGAIALVIDDAAIDPGRQAMAEAVSGAAAVAIENQRLIQEQKALLEAFIQLIASAIDAKSPYTGGHCQRVPVLTKLLAQAACKETEGPFAGFQLTETEWEELHIAAWLHDCGKVTTPEYIVDKATKLETLYDRIHEIRMRFEVLKRDAEISYWKAVAETPDQQAELKTELDKTLAELDEEFNFIATCNEGGEFMAPDKIARIRQIAERSWTRTLPDRIGISHDEKERKDRTPEPALPVQEQLLSDKPEHIFTRSERDNVRPDNPWGFKVKVPEHLYNRGEVYNLTVARGTLSEEERYKINEHMIQTIMMLEKLPFPRHLARVPEIAGGHHEKMDGTGYPKRLMAADMSIPARMMAIADIFEALTAADRPYKKGKTLSEAIKIMSFMKKDQHIDAELFGLFLKSGAYLEYAKLFMHPDQIDEFDIHAYV, encoded by the coding sequence ATGCGTGCGACCAGGAACGTCAGATTCTATATCTACATCTCGTATTTCTTTACCACCCTGATCCTCATCTTTGGCATCGCCATGGGCACAGTGCAGTTCAGCCGTATGAGCAAGATCATACTGGCCCAGGCCAATAGCAGCTATGCCCTGATAGGCAATGAAGTCGCCAGCAATGTCAAAGACATTTATGAACCGGTAAAAAACCAGACCGAGATACTGGCGCAATCACATCCCATCTCGGGCAAAGACCTCAATGAACGCCTGGCCCATGTCAACTACCTGGCCAAGGCCATCATCAGCGTCAAATCGGCGACATCCGCTTATGTGGGATTTGCCAATGGCGAATTTTTCCTGCTGCGCCAATATGCCAAATCGAATGGCGGCAAGGAAGTATTCAAAGCGCCGGAAAAAACCACCTGGATAGTACAAAGCACCAGCACGGATGCAGGGAAACTGGTCGAGCATGTGGTCTATCTCGATGACAGGCTCAATGAAATCAGTCGCCAGCAAATTCCCTTGCGCAATTATGATCCGCGCCAGCGTGGCTGGTATGAAACTGCAATGAAAAACCCTGAGCAGGCCCATGTCAGCGAACCCTATTATTTCTTTACGACCGGCCAGATAGGCGTTACCTATGCGCAAAAAATAGTTGGTGCTGATGCTGTCGTCGGCATAGACATAGAAATGCCCACTATCCATGAAACCATCAAGAACAGTAATGTCACGCCATCCACCAGGATAGCTTTGATAGACAGCAAGGGCCAATTACTGGCCTGGCAAAACGGCAAACAGCCAGCCTATAAGCCGCAGATTGTCACCAAGCTCGATGGCACGCAAGGCATGCCTACCCTGGCTGAGCAAAATGCCCCCGTACTTAACAGAATACGCGAACTCGATAGCAGCAAGGAGAGTAGCCAGACCCTCGATGTCATAGAAAAAACATGGGCCACCTACCAGGGCAAGATACAGGTTCCAGGCGGCCAAGACTTGCGCATACTGATCGCCAGTCCGCATGAAGAATTATTGGCCGACATCATCAAGATGCGCAAACAAACCAGCATCCTCTTTCTGGTCATGCTGGCGATCAGTGTGGGCATCACCATTTATTTTTCCAGGTTGGCATCGAACCCGCTTAAACAATTGAATGACGAAGCCAGCAAGATCGCCCGTTTCGATTTCAAAAGCCCCATCAATATACAGTCGCGCATCAAGGAGATTGCCGACCTCAGCAATTCCATGCGCGGCATGAAAGCAACGATACGCTCCTTCCTCGACATCGCCAGCAGCCTCGCATCAGAAACCAATTACGATAAATTACTGGCCCGGGTATTGCAGGAGATGTCGGAAATTACCGATGCCAAATCCGGCATACTCTACCTCTATCAGCCGCAGGACAACAGCATGCAAGTGGTGCAGGCCTACGTCGATCATCAGGTGATGGAAAGTGATGCGCAAAGCATCAGCATGGCTGATGAAAACCACCCCGTCATACAGTCCTGTAAATCGCGCAGCAGCATCTGCCAGTTGCAGGCAGCAGACCTGGCGCGCTATTTCAGCACCCTGCCCGCCACTGACCACACCACCACGCTGATTGCCATCCCCCTGAAGGACAGAAGCGGCACCCTGGTCGGTGCCATCGCCCTGGTGATAGATGATGCTGCCATTGATCCCGGCAGGCAAGCCATGGCTGAAGCAGTCTCGGGTGCCGCCGCCGTCGCCATAGAAAACCAACGCCTCATACAGGAACAAAAAGCCCTGCTCGAAGCCTTCATACAACTGATCGCCAGTGCCATTGATGCAAAGAGTCCTTACACCGGTGGCCATTGCCAGCGCGTACCTGTACTGACCAAGTTACTGGCGCAGGCTGCCTGCAAGGAAACCGAAGGCCCGTTTGCAGGCTTCCAGCTCACAGAGACAGAATGGGAAGAACTACACATCGCCGCCTGGCTGCATGATTGCGGCAAAGTGACCACGCCCGAATACATCGTCGATAAAGCCACCAAGCTCGAAACCCTGTACGACCGCATCCATGAAATACGCATGCGTTTTGAAGTACTGAAACGCGATGCAGAAATCAGTTATTGGAAAGCCGTTGCAGAAACGCCTGATCAGCAAGCAGAACTCAAAACAGAACTGGACAAAACCCTGGCAGAACTCGATGAAGAATTCAACTTCATCGCCACCTGCAATGAAGGTGGCGAATTCATGGCCCCCGACAAAATCGCCCGTATCAGGCAAATTGCCGAACGCAGCTGGACCCGCACCCTGCCTGACCGCATCGGTATCTCGCACGATGAAAAAGAGCGCAAGGACCGCACACCAGAACCAGCCCTGCCTGTGCAGGAACAACTGCTGAGCGACAAGCCAGAGCACATCTTCACCAGATCAGAACGTGACAATGTCAGGCCAGACAATCCCTGGGGCTTCAAGGTCAAGGTGCCAGAACACCTGTATAACCGGGGCGAAGTGTATAACCTCACCGTAGCTCGCGGCACCCTGTCAGAAGAAGAACGATACAAGATCAATGAACACATGATACAAACCATCATGATGCTGGAAAAACTCCCCTTTCCGCGCCACCTCGCCAGAGTGCCAGAGATAGCCGGTGGCCATCATGAAAAAATGGATGGCACAGGCTACCCCAAACGCCTGATGGCCGCAGACATGAGCATCCCCGCCCGCATGATGGCGATAGCCGACATCTTCGAAGCCCTGACCGCCGCCGACCGTCCCTACAAAAAAGGCAAGACCCTGTCAGAAGCCATCAAGATCATGAGCTTCATGAAAAAAGACCAGCACATAGACGCAGAATTATTCGGACTGTTTTTGAAATCAGGTGCTTATCTTGAATACGCCAAACTATTCATGCATCCTGATCAGATTGATGAGTTTGATATTCATGCCTATGTGTGA